A single region of the Desulfallas thermosapovorans DSM 6562 genome encodes:
- a CDS encoding ExeA family protein gives MYKAFYSLAAAPFSKELKVSDAYVSTPHQEALGCLNYMKQVRGMGIFVGEPGAGKTYTLRVFTDSLNKSLYKVVYFPLSTGSVNDFYRGLAFGLGEEPKNRKVDLFRQIQQTITVLFYERKITPVFILDEMQMAKDVFLSDLSLIFNFQMDSHNPFILLLCGLPYLRDRLALNHNRPLAQRLLLSHHIEPLDKEEVKGYVLHHMTLAGAKHPIFTDAALEAIAACTQGYPRLINKLGTHALLHGYMRKAEQVDAEIIRIAAQENGM, from the coding sequence ATGTATAAAGCTTTTTATTCTCTGGCTGCCGCCCCGTTCTCCAAGGAGTTGAAGGTGTCCGATGCCTATGTATCTACGCCGCATCAGGAAGCCCTAGGGTGCTTGAATTACATGAAACAGGTGCGCGGCATGGGAATTTTCGTTGGTGAACCAGGAGCCGGAAAAACTTATACGTTACGTGTATTTACTGATTCATTGAATAAATCGCTGTACAAGGTTGTATACTTTCCACTCTCTACAGGATCGGTGAACGATTTTTACCGGGGACTGGCCTTCGGCCTTGGAGAAGAACCGAAAAATCGCAAGGTCGATTTGTTTCGCCAGATTCAACAAACGATTACGGTTTTGTTTTACGAGCGGAAGATCACGCCGGTTTTTATTCTGGATGAGATGCAGATGGCCAAGGATGTTTTCCTGAGCGATTTAAGTTTGATATTCAATTTCCAAATGGACTCGCACAACCCGTTTATTCTTCTGCTTTGTGGTTTGCCATATTTGCGGGACCGGCTGGCGCTAAACCATAACCGTCCACTCGCCCAACGGCTACTCTTAAGCCATCATATTGAGCCGCTGGACAAGGAGGAGGTAAAAGGGTATGTGCTACACCACATGACCCTTGCCGGAGCCAAGCATCCCATCTTTACCGATGCTGCTCTCGAAGCCATTGCCGCTTGTACACAAGGTTATCCCCGGCTGATCAACAAACTAGGGACTCACGCCTTGCTGCATGGCTATATGAGAAAAGCCGAACAGGTTGACGCTGAGATTATCCGCATTGCAGCGCAAGAGAATGGGATGTGA
- a CDS encoding DDE-type integrase/transposase/recombinase, translated as MDENIREKIALFRYGIIAPLLNEQVDREVYLAEQSAKKHEVPHYGERAYAAKTILEWLLLYRRQGFDGLKPARRSDRGQLRTLSSDQQDYILALRKERLWMPVTVFYDQLIEQGDVFPKEVSYSTIHRFLKKQGLLGKETPKTTERKRFAHAKVNALWQTDASEGPRLRIGGKVVRTYLIAFIDDCSRLVPYAMFVPSEKFDGLRMVMKEALIRRGIPRIIYTDNGKIFRSQIMQFACASLGIQLLHTQAYDPQAKGKIERMFRTCKTRFYTLLKASPASSLNELNERFWRWLEEDYHRKPHASLNGRMPLEVYLSQVDSIRTVDDPLALDSVFLKRAFRKVKHDATFSLENRLYEVPDIYAGRKVELRYDERGVHLYEDGKAVAQAVVVSFHDNAHMKRHRSSLSFRELHAKEDGDDV; from the coding sequence GTGGATGAAAACATAAGGGAAAAGATTGCGTTGTTTCGTTATGGGATAATTGCACCATTGTTGAATGAACAAGTCGATCGAGAGGTCTATTTGGCCGAGCAATCCGCTAAAAAACATGAAGTGCCGCATTACGGGGAAAGGGCCTATGCTGCCAAGACGATTCTTGAATGGCTTTTGCTTTACCGCAGGCAAGGTTTCGATGGTCTAAAACCGGCCCGACGTAGTGACCGAGGTCAGTTGCGCACTCTTTCGTCTGATCAACAAGACTATATACTGGCGCTGCGTAAAGAGCGGCTTTGGATGCCTGTCACTGTTTTCTATGATCAATTGATTGAACAAGGTGATGTATTTCCCAAAGAGGTATCTTACTCTACAATTCACCGTTTCCTTAAAAAGCAGGGATTGCTGGGTAAGGAAACGCCAAAAACAACGGAACGCAAGCGGTTTGCCCACGCTAAGGTGAATGCCCTCTGGCAAACCGATGCAAGTGAAGGACCGCGCCTTCGCATCGGAGGGAAAGTGGTACGTACTTATCTAATAGCTTTCATTGATGACTGCTCCAGGCTCGTACCCTATGCGATGTTTGTGCCATCTGAAAAATTTGATGGGTTGCGTATGGTGATGAAAGAGGCATTGATCCGGCGCGGTATTCCGAGGATAATATATACAGATAATGGAAAAATATTTCGTTCCCAGATTATGCAATTTGCTTGTGCATCTCTAGGGATTCAACTACTACATACCCAAGCCTATGATCCCCAGGCCAAGGGTAAAATAGAACGCATGTTTCGCACTTGCAAAACCAGATTCTACACACTGCTCAAAGCAAGTCCGGCCTCTTCGCTTAATGAGCTTAATGAGCGATTCTGGAGATGGCTTGAGGAGGATTACCACCGCAAACCACATGCCTCGCTGAATGGTCGGATGCCGCTGGAAGTGTATTTGTCGCAAGTGGATAGTATCCGCACCGTAGATGACCCCTTAGCACTTGATTCCGTATTTCTCAAACGTGCTTTTCGCAAGGTCAAACATGACGCCACTTTTTCCCTTGAAAACCGGCTGTATGAGGTACCCGATATTTATGCGGGACGGAAAGTGGAGCTGCGCTATGACGAAAGAGGCGTTCATCTTTATGAGGATGGCAAAGCAGTTGCTCAAGCTGTGGTGGTCAGCTTCCATGACAACGCTCATATGAAGCGCCATCGCTCTTCATTATCGTTTAGAGAACTGCATGCGAAGGAGGATGGGGACGATGTATAA